The following proteins come from a genomic window of Salmo salar unplaced genomic scaffold, Ssal_v3.1, whole genome shotgun sequence:
- the LOC123732441 gene encoding extensin-like — protein sequence MSTLRARIQAFEQQQQAEDHGSHADNGALLGRGRPEPRHRVQAPSKPAPPIAPKPSLATKTACKGVWQGGGSVAIAVNLTADTTTAQPKPSDPSPKPSDPSPKPSDPSPKPSDPSPKPSDPSPKPIKTTLSTPVLVPVPALNPIVPIPAPRPLLPRKPHSEPQRPDRQAGQTEGTPPNPCPPPRPPVAPRTKPSVDLHSTNTRPSVAQKPTAMTSSGRASALPENRRPSLASKPSIQTLIPAPVQDTPPNLSPISNPKPSPSGV from the exons atGAGTACTCTGAGAGCCAGGATACAAGCCTTCGAGCAGCAGCAACAGGCAGAGGACCACGGTAGCCATGCAGACAACGGCGCGTTGCTAGGGCGGGGGAGACCTGAACCCCGTCACCGAGTCCAGGCCCCGTCCAAACCGGCCCCTCCCatcgcccctaaaccctccctcgCAACCAAGACCGCCTGCAAAGGAGTCTGGCAAGGAGGAGGCTCGGTGGCGATCGCCGTGAACTTGACTGCTGATACAACCACCGCACAGCCCAAACCCAGTGACCCGTCTCCCAAACCCAGTGACCCGTCTCCCAAACCCAGTGACCCGTCTCCCAAACCCAGTGACCCGTCTCCCAAACCCAGTGACCCGTCTCCCAAACCTATTAAGACCACCTTAAGTACCCCTGTCCTTGTTCCTGTCCCTGCCCTTAACCCTATTGTCCCAATCCCTGCACCCCGACCCCTGCTCCCTAGAAAGCCCCACTCTGAACCCCAAAGACCAGACCGCCAGGCGGGGCAGACAGAGGGGACCCCCCCAaatccctgtcctcctcccagacCTCCAGTAGCACCCAGGACTAAACCCTCCGTAGACCTCCACAGCACCAACACTAGACCAAGTGTTGCTCAGAAGCCCACTGCCATGACGTCATCCGGTCGAGCAAGTG CCCTACCAGAGAACAGGAGACCTTCTCTGGCATCCAAACCCTCCATCCAGACTTTAATCCCAGCTCCAGTCCAGGATACTCCCCCCAACCTTAGCCCCATCTCCAACCCCAAACCCAGCCCTAGTGGGGTCTAG
- the LOC123732443 gene encoding SH3 domain-containing protein 19-like gives MKQDVLVLLEKTDSAHDDCLLGEESGRVQGSHITVTTPLPDQSQPPDDQHNQSDPASDDKSQLKPPSEYKSQSEPPSILPSQTSVEKTQQVTAPVSGPRCVARFDYEGEEEDELTFSEGDVIALTEVIDQEWGRGQIHGRIGIFPLAFTEILEEPPPSAGLQPVVVTTESSDVPDQWVVALHDFSGQTAEDLWFQQGALIRVTQRVDETGPEEHWTDGRDCSPLPSHTCNTAQPMTGQPVARGVAKVLFDFSGESEDELSLKAGEVVTGVVTVDEEWYLGDAGGRRGLVPKNYLKLLPDSCK, from the exons ATG AAACAGGACGTCCTGGTTCTGTTGGAGAAGACAGACTCCGCCCACGATGACTGTCTCCTGGGGGAGGAGTCAGGTCGGGTTCAAGGGTCACACATTACTGTCACCACCCCTCTGCCTGACCAATCACAGCCTCCCGACGACCAACACAACCAATCGGATCCCGCATCGGATGACAAGAGCCAATTGAAGCCTCCCTCTGAATACAAGAGCCAATCAGAACCTCCG TCCATCCTCCCATCTCAGACCAGTGTAGAGAAGACCCAGCAGGTTACAGCACCTGTCAG cgGTCCGAGATGTGTGGCGCGGTTCGACTACGAGGGTGAGGAGGAAGACGAGCTGACCTTCTCCGAGGGTGACGTCATCGCTCTGACGGAGGTGATTGATCAGGAGTGGGGGCGGGGTCAGATCCACGGGCGAATAGGAATCTTCCCCTTGGCCTTCACCGAGATCCTGGAGGAACCGCCCCCGTCGGCAGGGTTACAGCCCGTTGTCGTGACAACTGAATCCTCAG ACGTTCCAGACCAGTGGGTTGTGGCTCTTCATGACTTCTCGGGTCAGACTGCAGAGGATCTGTGGTTCCAGCAGGGGGCGTTGATTAGAGTAACACAGCGTGTGGACGAGACTGGACCAGAGGAACACTGGACGGACGGGAGGGACTGTTCCCCACTACCTTCACACACCTgtaacacag CTCAGCCAATGACGGGCCAGCCTGTGGCCAGGGGCGTGGCCAAGGTCCTGTTTGATTTCAGTGGAGAGAGCGAAGATGAGCTCTCactgaag gcAGGGGAGGTAGTAACAGGGGTGGTGACAGTAGATGAGGAGTGGTATCTGGGGGATGCAGGAGGGAGGCGAGGCCTGGTCCCCAAAAACTATCTGAAACTGCTTCCTGACAGCTGCAAATAG